One Acetobacterium sp. KB-1 DNA segment encodes these proteins:
- the ltaE gene encoding low-specificity L-threonine aldolase, translating into MIIDLRSDTVTQPTQAMRIAMANAPVGDDVYRDDPTINQLEQLAAELLDKEAALFVPSGTFGNQLAIMTHTQRGNEVLVGDACHILMHEVGAAAVLSGVQIRTFPVLADGIDVDKLKLMLRGNDIHFPNTGLICMENAQSSGKVVPLSNMEAVYALAKSRDIPVHIDGARIFNAALALSVEAKEIAAQGDSVNVCLSKGLCAPVGSLLLGTTSFIKKARKNRKLMGGGLRQAGILAAAGIISLTDMVPRLQEDHQNARYLANRLEEIESCMVMWNRLDINMVFFTLPESVITESTLVSGLLEKNIKISGQEDGEYRFVTNHGVSSDDIDWVIESMKTLVSRCS; encoded by the coding sequence ATGATTATTGATTTAAGAAGCGATACCGTCACACAGCCAACCCAAGCCATGCGAATTGCCATGGCCAATGCACCCGTGGGTGACGATGTCTATCGGGATGACCCTACGATCAACCAGCTCGAACAACTGGCTGCCGAATTGCTGGATAAAGAAGCCGCACTGTTTGTACCATCCGGCACTTTTGGAAATCAACTGGCAATTATGACCCATACCCAACGAGGAAATGAGGTTTTAGTCGGTGATGCCTGTCATATCCTGATGCACGAGGTCGGTGCTGCCGCCGTTCTTTCTGGCGTTCAGATTAGAACCTTTCCGGTTCTTGCTGATGGCATCGATGTGGACAAACTCAAGCTGATGCTTCGGGGCAATGATATCCATTTTCCGAATACTGGTCTGATCTGCATGGAAAATGCTCAGTCTTCCGGTAAAGTTGTTCCACTCTCCAATATGGAGGCGGTGTATGCGCTGGCAAAGTCTCGAGATATCCCCGTTCATATTGACGGGGCCAGAATTTTTAATGCCGCCCTTGCCCTGAGTGTTGAGGCGAAAGAAATAGCTGCGCAGGGAGACTCTGTTAATGTCTGTCTTTCCAAAGGCTTATGCGCACCGGTAGGCTCATTGCTACTCGGAACTACCAGTTTTATCAAAAAAGCCCGAAAAAACAGAAAGTTGATGGGCGGCGGGCTTCGTCAGGCGGGCATCCTCGCTGCAGCCGGAATTATCAGCCTAACTGACATGGTCCCCCGCCTGCAAGAAGATCATCAGAATGCTCGTTACCTGGCTAATCGACTGGAAGAAATTGAATCCTGTATGGTCATGTGGAATCGTCTCGACATTAATATGGTTTTTTTCACCCTACCCGAATCGGTGATTACCGAATCGACACTGGTTTCCGGGCTATTAGAAAAAAACATAAAAATCAGCGGACAAGAAGACGGTGAGTACCGATTTGTTACCAATCACGGTGTCAGCTCAGATGATATCGACTGGGTCATTGAAAGCATGAAGACGCTTGTTTCACGATGTTCTTGA